From the genome of Chroicocephalus ridibundus chromosome 1, bChrRid1.1, whole genome shotgun sequence, one region includes:
- the LOC134511120 gene encoding carboxypeptidase A2-like codes for MKLILIFSALFGASLCLETFVGHQVLRIKTRNEEEVKQLQLLESLEHLELDFWINPSTAALPVDVRIPANNVQAVKAFLESHGIEYSILIEDLQVVLDKEKEDMAYGQQRERSSNSFNYGVYHTLDSIYAELDHLASEYSNIVSKLQIGQSYEKRPLYVLKFSTGGRNRPAIWLDAGIHSREWVTQASAIWIAKKIASDYGNDPSVTSLLNKMDIFLLTVSNPDGYVFTHTTNRMWRKTRSKNPGSVCVGVDPNRNWDAGFGGPGASSNPCSDSYRGPSANSEVEVRSVVNFIKNHGNIRAFLTLHSYSQLLMYPYGYKCTQPADYAELDALGRAAASSLRSLYGTTFTVGSICTTIYQASGGSIDWSYDYGIKYSFAFELRDTGRYGFVLPASQIIPTAEETWLGLKKIMEHVRDNPY; via the exons ATGAAGCTGATTTTGATCTTCAGTGCCCTCTTCGGGGCTTCCTTGTGCCTGGAAACTTTTGTTGG GCACCAGGTTCTCCGAATCAAGACAAGAAATGAGGAGGAGGTTAAGCAGTTACAGCTTTTGGAATCACTGGAACACCTTGAG ctCGATTTCTGGATAAATCCCTCCACCGCCGCCCTTCCTGTGGATGTGCGAATCCCTGCTAACAATGTCCAAGCAGTCAAAGCCTTCCTGGAATCCCATGGGATTGAGTACTCCATCCTGATCGAAGACCTGCAG GTTGTTCtagataaagaaaaggaagatatgGCCTACGGTCAACAAAGGGAGCGCAGCAGCAACAGCTTCAACTACGGAGTTTACCACACTCTAGATTCT ATTTATGCGGAACTGGATCATCTTGCATCTGAGTACAGCAACATTGTCAGCAAGCTCCAGATCGGGCAATCCTATGAAAAGCGGCCTTTGTATGTGCTGAAG TTCAGCACGGGAGGAAGGAACCGTCCTGCAATCTGGCTGGATGCCGGGATCCATTCCCGAGAGTGGGTTACTCAAGCGAGCGCGATATGGATAGCTAAAAAG ATTGCCTCCGACTATGGGAACGATCCATCTGTCACCTCTCTGCTGAACAAAATGGACATTTTCCTGCTGACAGTCTCAAACCCCGATGGATACGTGTTCACTCACACCACA aaCCGCATGTGGCGGAAGACCCGCTCCAAGAATCCAGGCAGTGTGTGTGTTGGAGTTGATCCAAACAGGAACTGGGATGCAGGTTTTGGAG GTCCTGGAGCCAGTAGTAATCCCTGTTCTGACTCCTACCGTGGGCCCAGTGCCAACTCAGAGGTGGAAGTTAGATCTGTTGTCAACTTTATTAAGAATCACGGAAACATCCGGGCCTTCCTCACCCTCCACAGTTACTCTCAGCTCCTGATGTACCCCTATGGCTACAAATGCACTCAACCGGCAGACTACGCCGAGCTG GATGCCTTGGGAAGAGCTGCCGCCAGTTCCCTCCGGTCCCTGTACGGCACCACCTTTACAGTGGGGAGCATTTGCACTACAATCT ACCAGGCCAGCGGAGGCAGCATTGACTGGAGCTACGATTACGGCATCAAATACTCTTTCGCCTTTGAGCTGCGAGACACGGGTCGCTACGGTTTCGTCCTGCCAGCCAGCCAAATTATCCCCACTGCAGAGGAGACCTGGCTGGgtctgaaaaaaatcatggagCACGTGCGAGACAACCCGTACTAA
- the TMEM209 gene encoding transmembrane protein 209 isoform X1, whose protein sequence is MTPEQSPATSLIDRTIKMKKETEARKVVWAWGLLNVSVAGMIYTEMTGKLISSYYNITYWPLWYIELALASLFSLNALFDFWMYFKYTVAPTSLVMSPGQQTLLGLQNAAVQTTPPRELSAKKVPSSTPSPPIQGQSVLSYSPSRSPSASPKFTTSCIAGYSPQLQALPSNSASYGSAVTYSPSSSYNKVSSFSPSPSGSPYPTSIGPVESGGLRSRYRSSPIPYNSPTGKEDYMTDLKSLDTFLRNEEEKQYRVQLGSSDSSSPSSSPTFWNYSRSMADNAQMLRKFQYQPACRSQAPSAHKDDADLSSKQAAEEVWARVTMNRQLLDHMDSWTAKFRNWINETILVPLVQEIESVSTQMRRMGCPELQIGEASISSLKQAALVKAPLIPTLNTIVQYLDLTPNQEYLVERIKELSQGGCMSSFRWNRGGDFKGRKWDTDLPTDSSIIMHVFCTYLDSRLPPHPKYPDGKTFTSQHFIQTPDKPDTSNENVFCIYQSSINPPHYELIYQRHVYNLPKGRNNMFHTLLMFLYIIKTKESGMLGRVNLGLSGVNVLWIFGD, encoded by the exons ATGACACCAGAACAGAGTCCAGCGACTTCCCTCATTGACAGAACCATCAAGATGAAGAAGGAGACTGAAGCCCGGAAAGTGGTCTGGGCCTGGGGACTCCTTAATGTGTCTGTTGCAGGCATGATATATACTGAAAT gactGGAAAACTCATAAGCTCATATTACAACATCACGTACTGGCCACTCTGGTATATTG AACTTGCCCTCGCATCTCTGTTTAGCCTGAATGCCTTGTTTGATTTCTGGATGTACTTCAAATACACAGTGGCACCGACAAGCTTGGTCATGAGTCCTGGCCAGCAGACCCTCCTGGGGTTGCAGAATGCAG CAGTACAAACAACTCCACCGCGTGAGCTGTCAGCAAAGAAAGTCCCATCTTCGACGCCTTCTCCTCCGATCCAGGGTCAAAGTGTGCTGAGTTACAGCCCATCCCGCTCCCCCAGTGCCAGTCCAAAGTTTACTACCAGTTGTATTGCAGGATACAGCCCTCAGCTACAGGCTTTGCCAAGCAACAGTGCTTCTTACGGCAGCGCTGTAACCTATTCACCAAGCAGCAGCTACAATAAG GTCTCCAGCTTCAGCCCCTCTCCCAGTGGATCACCATACCCCACGAGTATTGGACCAGTGGAAAGCGGGGGGCTACGGTCTCGTTACCGCTCTTCACCCATTCCCTATAATTCTCCTACTGGCAAAGAAGACTATATGACAGACCTCAAGTCACTGGACACCTTCCTTCGAAACGAAGAAGAGAAACAGTACAGAGTTCAGCTAG GAAGTTCAGATTCCAGCTCTCCTTCTAGCAGCCCAACTTTTTGGAACTACAGCCGTTCCATGGCAGACAACGCACAGATGCTGAGAAAGTTCCAGTATCAGCCAGCTTGCAGGTCCCAGGCTCCATCAGCCCACAAGGATGACGCTGATCTGAGCTCAAAACAAGCTGCAGAAGAG GTTTGGGCACGGGTGACAATGAACCGACAGCTCCTTGATCACATGGATTCCTGGACCGCTAAATTCAGAAAC tggatTAATGAGACTATTCTAGTGCCACTTGTCCAAGAGATCGAGTCTGTGAGCACTCAGATGAGAAGAATGGGGTGTCCCGAATTGCAGATCGGAG AAGCCAGCATCAGCAGTTTGAAGCAGGCAGCTCTCGTTAAAGCTCCGCTCATTCCAACTCTGAACACTATAGTGCAGTATTTGGATCTTACACCAAACCAGGAGTATTTGGTCGAACGGATCAAAG AGCTTTCTCAGGGAGGATGCATGAGTTCATTCCGATGGAACAGAGGAGGGGATTTCAAAGGCCGCAAGTGGGACACCGATTTGCCCACTGACTCCTCT ATCATTATGCATGTGTTCTGCACTTACCTCGACTCCAGGCTGCCACCTCACCCCAAGTATCCCGATGGCAAAACCTTCACTTCCCAACACTTCATTCAGACACCAGATAAACCAG ACACTTCAAATGAAAACGTGTTTTGCATCTACCAGAGCAGCATCAATCCGCCCCACTACGAGCTGATCTACCAGCGCCACGTCTACAACCTTCCCAAG
- the TMEM209 gene encoding transmembrane protein 209 isoform X2: MTPEQSPATSLIDRTIKMKKETEARKVVWAWGLLNVSVAGMIYTEMTGKLISSYYNITYWPLWYIELALASLFSLNALFDFWMYFKYTVAPTSLVMSPGQQTLLGLQNAVQTTPPRELSAKKVPSSTPSPPIQGQSVLSYSPSRSPSASPKFTTSCIAGYSPQLQALPSNSASYGSAVTYSPSSSYNKVSSFSPSPSGSPYPTSIGPVESGGLRSRYRSSPIPYNSPTGKEDYMTDLKSLDTFLRNEEEKQYRVQLGSSDSSSPSSSPTFWNYSRSMADNAQMLRKFQYQPACRSQAPSAHKDDADLSSKQAAEEVWARVTMNRQLLDHMDSWTAKFRNWINETILVPLVQEIESVSTQMRRMGCPELQIGEASISSLKQAALVKAPLIPTLNTIVQYLDLTPNQEYLVERIKELSQGGCMSSFRWNRGGDFKGRKWDTDLPTDSSIIMHVFCTYLDSRLPPHPKYPDGKTFTSQHFIQTPDKPDTSNENVFCIYQSSINPPHYELIYQRHVYNLPKGRNNMFHTLLMFLYIIKTKESGMLGRVNLGLSGVNVLWIFGD; this comes from the exons ATGACACCAGAACAGAGTCCAGCGACTTCCCTCATTGACAGAACCATCAAGATGAAGAAGGAGACTGAAGCCCGGAAAGTGGTCTGGGCCTGGGGACTCCTTAATGTGTCTGTTGCAGGCATGATATATACTGAAAT gactGGAAAACTCATAAGCTCATATTACAACATCACGTACTGGCCACTCTGGTATATTG AACTTGCCCTCGCATCTCTGTTTAGCCTGAATGCCTTGTTTGATTTCTGGATGTACTTCAAATACACAGTGGCACCGACAAGCTTGGTCATGAGTCCTGGCCAGCAGACCCTCCTGGGGTTGCAGAATGCAG TACAAACAACTCCACCGCGTGAGCTGTCAGCAAAGAAAGTCCCATCTTCGACGCCTTCTCCTCCGATCCAGGGTCAAAGTGTGCTGAGTTACAGCCCATCCCGCTCCCCCAGTGCCAGTCCAAAGTTTACTACCAGTTGTATTGCAGGATACAGCCCTCAGCTACAGGCTTTGCCAAGCAACAGTGCTTCTTACGGCAGCGCTGTAACCTATTCACCAAGCAGCAGCTACAATAAG GTCTCCAGCTTCAGCCCCTCTCCCAGTGGATCACCATACCCCACGAGTATTGGACCAGTGGAAAGCGGGGGGCTACGGTCTCGTTACCGCTCTTCACCCATTCCCTATAATTCTCCTACTGGCAAAGAAGACTATATGACAGACCTCAAGTCACTGGACACCTTCCTTCGAAACGAAGAAGAGAAACAGTACAGAGTTCAGCTAG GAAGTTCAGATTCCAGCTCTCCTTCTAGCAGCCCAACTTTTTGGAACTACAGCCGTTCCATGGCAGACAACGCACAGATGCTGAGAAAGTTCCAGTATCAGCCAGCTTGCAGGTCCCAGGCTCCATCAGCCCACAAGGATGACGCTGATCTGAGCTCAAAACAAGCTGCAGAAGAG GTTTGGGCACGGGTGACAATGAACCGACAGCTCCTTGATCACATGGATTCCTGGACCGCTAAATTCAGAAAC tggatTAATGAGACTATTCTAGTGCCACTTGTCCAAGAGATCGAGTCTGTGAGCACTCAGATGAGAAGAATGGGGTGTCCCGAATTGCAGATCGGAG AAGCCAGCATCAGCAGTTTGAAGCAGGCAGCTCTCGTTAAAGCTCCGCTCATTCCAACTCTGAACACTATAGTGCAGTATTTGGATCTTACACCAAACCAGGAGTATTTGGTCGAACGGATCAAAG AGCTTTCTCAGGGAGGATGCATGAGTTCATTCCGATGGAACAGAGGAGGGGATTTCAAAGGCCGCAAGTGGGACACCGATTTGCCCACTGACTCCTCT ATCATTATGCATGTGTTCTGCACTTACCTCGACTCCAGGCTGCCACCTCACCCCAAGTATCCCGATGGCAAAACCTTCACTTCCCAACACTTCATTCAGACACCAGATAAACCAG ACACTTCAAATGAAAACGTGTTTTGCATCTACCAGAGCAGCATCAATCCGCCCCACTACGAGCTGATCTACCAGCGCCACGTCTACAACCTTCCCAAG